In Sphingobacterium sp. SRCM116780, the genomic stretch ACTGAATAGCTCTATCTTCTGTTGATAGTTTAGCATCAATATTATAAAAATCACCATTAATGGGAGGGAGTTCTCTTTTTTTACTTTCTCCTGAAAGCAGTTTCATCACTCCTTTTAATTGATTATCATCCATTTTTGATACAGCATCCAATACTTGACCCAAATCAACCTTTTGAGAAATCTGTTGCAACTTCTCCAAATCGACTGTTTTTATTAGATCCAATATGCCTTTCATTTTATCAAACATAATCTCCTTTTTTAGTTAATACCTATCTCTTGTATGATCAATATACAGTATTTATGGCAGAAAGTTTTTGTTATTTGAGATAAAAACGCTCAGATTTACAAAAAAATAAATTTTATAAATCTGAAAATCAGCATATTAAAATTATTTTAAAAAAAATAACATTTTGTAGGTTACCTTTTTCCTTTAAGGGTATTAATGATAAATAAACAATTTTGTTTCAATTAATTTAGAAAAATCAAAATGAAAAATTCATTAAAATTCGCTTTCTTAGGATTAGCTTTAACTGTAGCTTTCGCTTCTTGTGGTGGTGCTGAAACTAAAACTAATGCTGCTGCTGATTCAGCTGCTGCTTTAGTTGATTCTGCTGCTACTGTATTAGATTCAGCTGCTAACAAAGTTGACTCTGCTGCTGCAAAAGTTGATTCTGCTGCTGCGAAAGTTGATTCAGCAGTTACTAAATAATTTTAGTACTGTTTAAAGAATAAAAGCTTGCATTGTTATGATGCAAGCTTTCTTCAAAAAAAATAAAATAAATGGGTTACCTTTTCTTATTTAAGGTATAAACATATATAAATAAAGAAATTTAATAAAATTAAAAAAATATCAAAATGAAAAATTCATTCAAATTCGCTTTCTTAGGATTAGCTTTAACTGTAGCTTTCGCTTCTTGTAATGGTACTGCAAACAAAACAGAAACTGCTACTGATTCAGCTGCTGTTGACTCAGCTAAAACTGTTATTGATTCAGCTAATGTTGCTATTGACTCAGCTAAAGCTGTTGTTGATTCAGCTAAAGTTGCTATTGATTCAGCAAAAGCTGCTCACTAATTTCAGGGAACTGATTTTAAAAATATTAAAAGCTCCACATGATGTGGGGCTTTTTTTTGTTATATACCTCTGATTTAAATTGATAAGCTCCTATCAATTTTTTACCTTTGCACAAACAAAAAAGTATTATGGCCTTATCATCACTTACCGCCGTATCTCCAGTAGACGGTCGTTATCATAACGCAACACAAGAATTAGCAGCTTATTTTTCTGAATTTGCCTTAATTAAATACCGTGTATTAGTAGAAGTAGAGTATTTTATTGCTCTTTCTGAATCGGGGATTGAACAATTGAATCATTTTGATGGTTCTTTGAACGAAAAACTACGTGATCTATATAGAAACTTTACAGAAGAAGATGCAACTTGGATTAAGAATACAGAGAAAGTAACGAATCATGATGTAAAAGCTGTTGAATACTTTTTGAAAGATCGATTTGAAAAACTAGGTCTCCATGACTCTTTAGAATTCATCCATTTTGGTTTAACTTCTCAGGACATCAATAACACCGCTATTCCTTATTCTTGGAAGGATGCTATAAAAAATGTCTATACACCAGCAATCAATGAATTGGTTCAAGAATTAACATCGTTATCTCAGAATTGGTCACATGTATCCATGTTAGCACGTACACATGGACAACCAGCCTCTCCGACTCGACTAGGTAAAGAGATAAAAGTTTTTGTTGAACGTATTGAACGTCAATTGGAACAATTATCTGCTGTACCATACTCAGCAAAATTTGGTGGTGCTACTGGAAACTTCAATGCGCATCACGTTGCTTATCCACAAACAGATTGGGTAGCTTTTGGAAATAAATTTGTCAATGAATCATTAGGTTTGAGTCGTTCACAAACGACTACACAAATCGAACATTATGATAATTTTGCAGCGAGTTGTGATGCTTTCAAACGCATTAACAATATTATCATCGATCTATGTCGTGATATTTGGACTTATGTATCCATGGAATATTTTAAGCAAAAAATTACTGCTGGTCAAATTGGATCATCGGCAATGCCGCATAAAGTAAACCCAATTGATTTTGAAAATGCGGAAGGTAATTTAGGAATTGCGAATGCTATTTTTGAACACTTAGCAGCAAAATTACCTATTTCTCGTCTGCAACGTGATTTAACAGATTCAACCGTTTTACGTAATATTGGTGTTCCATTTGCACATACGTTAATTGCTATTAAATCTACATTAAGAGGTTTACGTAAATTGATCTTAAATGAAAATGCTTTGCAAGCTGATTTAAATAATAACTGGGCTGTAGTTGCAGAAGCTATTCAAACTATTTTGAGACGCGAAGGTTATCCAAAACCATATGAAGCGTTGAAAGATTTGACGCGGACAAACACACATGTGACAGCAGAAACAATTGCAGTATTTGTTGATGGTTTAAATGTTACAGAAGAAGTAAAGGCAGAATTAAAATTGATCAGTCCTTCTAGCTATACGGGTGTTAGTCTATAAGCTTTTACGCTTTAATGACGAACTTCACTTTATATTTAGCTTATATTTGTTTTTCAAATAGACACAGATTAATATGGCAACAATAAACGTATATACAGAATCTACTCCAAATCCAGCTACAATGAAATTTTTGGTCAATAAGCTATTGATCAATGGTAGTTTGGATTATCCAGATAAAGAGAAAGCACAAGAATCAGTTTTTGCAAAGGAATTATTTAAATTCAACTTTGTAAACGGTGTATTTTTTGCTAGTAATTTCGTCACCATTACGAAGACTGAAGATGCTGAATGGAGTGATATCGAAACGCTTTTAAAAGATTTTGTAAAAGGTGCTGTGGAGTCAGAACTTGCTGTAAAACCAATTGAACATACAGAAGATGTAAACTTTGAAGGTTCGGAGGTAGAGATTAAAATCCAACAAGTATTACATGATTACGTACGTCCTGCTGTAGAACAAGACGGTGGAGCGATTGCTTATAAATCTTTCAATGAAGGTGTTGTGACAGTAGAATTACGTGGATCATGCAGTGGCTGCCCTTCTTCTACCATCACGTTAAAATCTGGAATTGAAGGTTTATTAAAACGTATGGTTCCTGAAGTTGAAGAAGTTGTAGCTGAAGCGATGTAAGTCTATACATAGAGATTATAAAAGAAAAGCCGTTCTAAATGAACGGCTTTTCTTTTGCAACGTATTTTTCCCATTGTGGATAAATTATCTTTTAATAACAAAGGCTATACAATACTGCCAACTTATTGCTACAACATGACAATTTTTATAAGTCCCATTGGCAAAAACATTCCGTAGATTCTATTGTTACACCAGCTATTCTACTGCACAGAAAATTTTGTCTTCAATGGTAAATTTTGAGATGAATTACCAATAAAAATTTCAAAATCACCTGGCTCAACTGTCCAATTCATGTGCTCATCTAATAATATCAAATCTTGAGGTCTGATTTTAAATGTAATGGTTTTAACTTCATTGGGGTTTAACCGAACCCGTTCAAATCCTCTTAAATCCATTTCATAAGTAGTGACTGAAGAGACCACATCTTTAATATAGAGTTGAACAACTTCATCACCTATTCTATCTCCAGTATTTTTCACATCAACACGAACAGTAAGACTATCTGTACTCGTGATATTTTTTTTATCAACAACAAGATTTGATAGCTCGAAAGAGGTATAACTTAAACCATAGCCAAATGGATAAAGGAATCCCTCGACCCTACTATTCCCCCAACCATTCGGTCCTACTCCTGGTTGCCCTGCTTGAGCAGCTGGCTTGGTCGGAAAATTCATTTCAATCTGTCCAATTGATTTTGGAAAAGAGATTGATAATTTTCCGCCAGGGTTATTATCTCCAAATAGTGTTTCGGCAACTATACGACCACTTTGGGGGCCTAAAAACCAAGTTTCTAAGATGGCTGGCAAATATTTATTTTCCCAATTAATGGTAAGGGGTCTGCCATTTACCAAAACTAATACGATTGGTTTACCTAATTTTTGCAGTTCCATTAGATAATTTCGTTGCTTACCTGGTAAATCTAAACTTGTTCTTGAACGACTTTCTCCAACTTCACGATCAGATTCTCCCATTACAGCTATAATGACATCACTTTGAGCCGCCAATGACAACCCTGCTTTCATATCCTTTCTTTCATCGTCGTCGATTTCCGTAGGTATAATTTCAGTTTCAGGCCAGCCCTTATCTATCGTATTTACTCCTTTTGCATATTGGGATGAAATACCGTTGGCTAAGGCATAGTCCTCAATACCTTTTCTAATCGTCGTAACATCATTATTTGAAGGCCCATAGCGACTCGTTGTATATCTTTTTTCTTCAGCCATTGGCCCTGTAATAAACAATGATTTTATTTTTGTTTTATCCAATGGCAATAACTTATTTTCATTTTTCAATAATACGATAGATTCGCGGTTCATTTCTAAAGAAATTTTTTCATCCTCTGCAGTATGCATTTCTTTATCAACAGACTTGTTTACCTGGACTACTTTAGGATCAAATAAACCCAACTTAAACTTTGTTTTTAAAATCTCCCGAACGCGATCGTCAATGACAGTAATATCAATTTCTTTATTTTGAACTAATTCACGTAAAGGATTCAAATAGACATCTGGTTCTGTAAAAGTAGTCCTAACATTTAATCCAGCTTCTAATGCTTTTTTAATGGCCATTTTATATGAATCGACAACGGAGTGTTTATTATAAATAAATTCTAATGCATCACTATCAGAAACGACGTATCCTTCAAAACCATAATCTTTACGAAGCAAATCATACAGAAAATATCGACTTCCTGAAACTGGAATTCCGTCATAATCATTATAACTGCTCATCACCCCTAATGGATGCGCCTCTTTTATGACTCTTCTAAATGGATACAAATGCATCATATGCAATTCTCTAAAAGCGACATGAGGATCAGTTCGTGCATTTCCATCGCGACCTCCTTTAGGGACAGAATATACTGCAAAGTGCTTTAAAGTGGAAGCAACTCCTTGAGATTGAATCCCAAGTACCACTTGTTTTCCTAGTTCAGCAATATGAAACGGATCCTCACCATATGTTTCGACGACTCTCCCCCAACGCGGATCTCTTGAAACATCCAAAATTGGTGAATAAACATTGGTATAGCCTAAATTTCGCGCTTCTCTCCCAATCATCTCGGCAGATTGGTGTACCAGCGCTCTATTCCAAGTACTTCCAATATTGATAGGGGCAGGCAATGCTGTTGCACGATCATGGTTAAGACCGTGGATTCCTTCATTGGTAAAATCTACTGGAATACCTAATCTTGTTTCTTCAATAAACCATTTTTGTATTTTATTTAATGCCTGTGCATGTTTACTGAAAGGATAAGAATATACTGTTTGAGCAGATTTATTATAGGCTAAACCATTTAACATCTCATCTATATTTCCTAGCCCATGAACCCAAACCTTATTTTTCCATTCAGCAGTGGGAAGTTCATCCTGAAGGACTCGTCCATATCCATACAGTGTAACTGTTTGATTTATTTTCTCATCGTCGTTCATCTGCGCTAGTAAATCTGCAACACGGAGATCAATAGCTTGTTTCGGATCTTCAAATGGATCCATTTTTCCATTTTTATTAAAATCAATCCAATTTCTATGATAAATGTTCGTGTTATTTTGGGCTAAAACACAATTTGCACAGCTCAACAAAAGAAAGGTAATGGTATATTTAAATTTAATCATAATCAGACACTAAACTTGGTTCTAAACTTACAAAAATATTTAGCATTATTTTAAATAATGTCCTTAAAACGTCCCATTTATAATGACCACAATAGCAGTACTTAATATAGGATATAATCCTGAAAAATAAACGAATGTATAAATTCTTCTATCGACGATGGTGAATCACGATAAATTTGCATTTTATGTCCCCTACTCTCCTAAAAATGACTAACTTTACGGCTAATTGTGAAATCAATATATTAAAATGAGTGCAGATATCAATAAACTAGAACAAATTGCATCACAAGTAAGACGTGACATCGTACGCATGGTACATGCTTGTCAATCTGGCCACCCAGGTGGTTCATTAGGTTGTACGGATTACTTTGTAGCTCTTTATTTCAATGCGATGAAACATGATCCATCTTTCCATATGGATGGCATCGGAGAAGATTTATTTTTCTTATCAAATGGTCACATTTCACCTGTTTTCTACAGTACACTTGCACGTGCAGGATACTTTGAAATAAGTGAATTGGCGACATTCAGAAAAATCAATTCACGCCTTCAAGGACACCCTACTACGCACGAGCATTTACCGGGAATTCGCATTGCATCTGGTTCATTAGGTCAAGGTCTTTCTGCTGCAATTGGTGCTGCTCAAGCTAAAAAACTAAATAAGGATACGAATCTTGTTTATGTTTTAATGGGAGATGGTGAATTGCAAGAAGGTCAAGTTTGGGAGGCAGCCATGTACGCTCCTCACAATAAAGTTGACAACTTAATTGCTGCAGTTGATTACAATGGTGCTCAAATCGATGGTTCAACAGAACAAGTCCTTTCATTAGGAAATCTTCGCGCGAAATGGGAAGCTTTCGGATGGGATGTATTAGAAATCGCAAAAGGTAACAATATGGCGTCTGTTGTAGCTGGACTTGAAGAAGCTAAATCACACACAGGAAAAGGTAAACCAGTTGTTATATTATTGCATACTGAAATGGGTAATGGTGTAGATTTCATGATGGGATCTCACAAATGGCATGGTGTTGCTCCTAACAATGATCAATTAGTATCTGCTCTAGGTCAATTATCAGAAACTTTAGGCGATTATTAATTTTTAGATAATAGATATTAGATCTAAATACTATCTACTAATATCTAAATACTAGTAAAAATGAAAAAATATACTTTCACAGAATCAAAAGATACCCGTTCAGGATTTGGAGCCGGATTATTAGAAGCAGGTAAACAAAACGAAAATGTTGTTGCATTATGTGCTGACTTAATCGGTTCATTAAAAATGAACGATTTTATAAATGAGTTTCCAGAACGCTTTTTCCAAATTGGTATTGCTGAAGCAAACATGATGGGAATTGCCGCAGGATTAACAATTGGTGGTAAAATTCCTTTCACTGGTACATTTGCAAATTTCTCAACGGGTCGTGTTTATGATCAGATCCGTCAATCCATTGCTTATTCTAACAAAAATGTTAAAATAGCAGCTTCACACGCTGGTTTGACTTTAGGAGAAGATGGTGCTACTCACCAAATTTTAGAGGACATCGGTTTGATGAAAATGTTACCAGGAATGACGGTTATCAATCCTTGTGATTTCAACCAAACGAAAGCAGCTACTATTGCTGCTGCAAAATATGAAGGTCCTGTTTATTTACGTTTCGGACGTCCTGTTGTTCCTAATTTTACTCCTGCAGATCAAGAATTTGTTATTGGTAAAGCAATCACATTAAATGAAGGAACGGATGTAACCATTATCGCTACTGGTCATTTAGTATGGGAAGCGATTCAAGCGGGTGAAAAATTAGCTGAATTAGGTATCAATGCTGAAATCATTAATATTCACACGATAAAACCATTGGATGAAGAGGCTATCTTAGCATCAGTTGGTAAGACGAAGTGCGTTGTTACTGCCGAAGAACATAATCGTCTTGGTGGTCTAGGTGATAGTGTTGCACAAGTATTAGCGAAACATTTACCAAGTCCTCAAGAATATGTCGCAGTAGACGATAGCTTCGGTGAGTCTGGTACTCCTGCTCAGTTAATGGAAAAATATGGTTTGAATGCTGCTGCAATTGTAGCTGCTGCTCAACGTGTTATTAATAGAAAATAAAATATAGATCACAACGTCAATATAATGGAAGATGCTTTAATCATTTCAAAATTTGCTAACGAAAGTACGCGTGAAGAAGCATTTAATCTTTTGTTGAAGAAATACCAGCAAAAAATCTATTGGCATGTGAGAAGAATGGTCATTGATCATGACGATGCAGATGATGTTGTTCAAGACATATTCATCAAGGTATGGCGCAATTTGGCAAACTTTAGAGAGGATTCTCAACTGTATACCTGGCTTTACCGCATCGCAACGAATGAGTGTATAACATTCTTGAATAAGAAAAAACTAAAGCAGAACGTGTCATTGGATGATGACAGTTCTGCTTATTTAGCGGAATCTTTATCAAGTGGTAGTTATTTTAATGGTGATAAAGCACAGATGAAATTGCAACAGGCTTTATTGACATTACCAGAAAAGCAAAAACTTGTGTTCAACATGAAATACTTTGATGATATGAAATATGATGAAATTTCTGATGTCTTAGGGACTAGTGTTGGTGCTCTAAAAGCGTCATATCATTTGGCTGTAAAAAAAATAGAGGCCTTTTTTCACAACAATGATTAAACCTTTTTCAACTTAAGCACTCTATAGTATTACTATGAAGGAAAATAGCACATATCATGAAGGAATGGATGCAAATAATCTTCCAAACTCTTTACGTGTAAATCCTTTTGGCACTCCCGAAAATTATTTTAATGATTTAACATCATCGTTAATTTCGAAGGTCAAATTGGAATCGCGGAAAGAGGAGGAGAATTTTGACATTCCCACTGATTATTTTGCAAGCCTTCAAGAAAAAATCTTCGCTAGAATAGCTGAGGAGAAAATAAAAGAACAAGTTCAGACAGATGGATTTTATGTTCCTGAAGATTATTTTCCTCAATTGCAAAACGATACCTTAACGAAGGTCTTCGAAGATAAATTAAAGTCACAAGTAGATCAAGATGGATTTGATGTTCCTTCAGCATATTTTGCAGATCTTAATGCTCAAATCTCATCGAAAATATCGGAAAGTAATTTAAAACAACTTGCTGCATTAGACGGATTTGAAGTTCCAAAAGATTATTTTGATGGATTGGCTTCAAAAATTACTAAATCGATTCAAGTGGAATCGGGTACAGTTGTTAAAAAAGAAGTTGTTATTCGCTCCATCACTAAACAAAGGTCTTGGGCTAGATATGGTGCAGCAGCATCTTTAGCTATTGTACTAGGTATTGGTGGATATTTTGGATATCAAAACAGCAATGCTCAAAAGCAGCAAAGTAATCTTGCTCAAGTATCTGACCAAGAAATTATCAATTATCTTGCGCAAACAGGAGGTGGAGATGATCTATTCTATGTAGCAAAATATATGGATAGCGATGATATAGAAAAGGTGGGTACAAATGGTAAAATTAAAGACGAGGATATTGAAGAATATCTTAAATACACGTTATAATGATGTCAAAAGTTAAGAATATACTAGTCGTATTTTGTTTCTGTATAATAGGTTTATCATCAACTTATGCACAAGACAATGAGCGTTTTCAAATGATTGAAAATGAAAAAGTAGCTTTTATCACCAGGGAATTGAACTTATCTAGAAATGAGGCACAGCAATTCTTCCCCATATACAATGAATATTCAAAGCAAATGTGGAGTGTTAAGAAAGCTAAAACTGGTAATGGATCACCTAAAAACAGTTTAAGAGGAGGTGGTTCTCGTGATGTCATCGCTTACGACGCCAAAGAAGTGGAGATCAAAAAAAGCTATCGAGAAAAATTCGCAAAAGTCATTGGCAATGCGCGTGCTTCTCAATTCTTTCAAGTGGAACAAGAATTTCGAGAGTACTTGATTAAATCCCTCAATAACAGAAGATAATAAATAATTGAATCAAAATACAGGAAGAAGTCCAAAAGACTTCTTCTTTTTTTTAAAGTAACTATAACATGTTAAGTAATCGTGAACTTTTCCTATTGAATACTGCCCAAACATCTCACTCACCACGGATGATTGAAATTGCAAAAGCAGAAGGAGTTTATCTATATGGTCCCAACGGTGAGGAGTATATGGATTTAGTTTCTGGATTTAA encodes the following:
- the purB gene encoding adenylosuccinate lyase: MALSSLTAVSPVDGRYHNATQELAAYFSEFALIKYRVLVEVEYFIALSESGIEQLNHFDGSLNEKLRDLYRNFTEEDATWIKNTEKVTNHDVKAVEYFLKDRFEKLGLHDSLEFIHFGLTSQDINNTAIPYSWKDAIKNVYTPAINELVQELTSLSQNWSHVSMLARTHGQPASPTRLGKEIKVFVERIERQLEQLSAVPYSAKFGGATGNFNAHHVAYPQTDWVAFGNKFVNESLGLSRSQTTTQIEHYDNFAASCDAFKRINNIIIDLCRDIWTYVSMEYFKQKITAGQIGSSAMPHKVNPIDFENAEGNLGIANAIFEHLAAKLPISRLQRDLTDSTVLRNIGVPFAHTLIAIKSTLRGLRKLILNENALQADLNNNWAVVAEAIQTILRREGYPKPYEALKDLTRTNTHVTAETIAVFVDGLNVTEEVKAELKLISPSSYTGVSL
- a CDS encoding NifU family protein; this encodes MATINVYTESTPNPATMKFLVNKLLINGSLDYPDKEKAQESVFAKELFKFNFVNGVFFASNFVTITKTEDAEWSDIETLLKDFVKGAVESELAVKPIEHTEDVNFEGSEVEIKIQQVLHDYVRPAVEQDGGAIAYKSFNEGVVTVELRGSCSGCPSSTITLKSGIEGLLKRMVPEVEEVVAEAM
- a CDS encoding glycoside hydrolase family 3 N-terminal domain-containing protein produces the protein MIKFKYTITFLLLSCANCVLAQNNTNIYHRNWIDFNKNGKMDPFEDPKQAIDLRVADLLAQMNDDEKINQTVTLYGYGRVLQDELPTAEWKNKVWVHGLGNIDEMLNGLAYNKSAQTVYSYPFSKHAQALNKIQKWFIEETRLGIPVDFTNEGIHGLNHDRATALPAPINIGSTWNRALVHQSAEMIGREARNLGYTNVYSPILDVSRDPRWGRVVETYGEDPFHIAELGKQVVLGIQSQGVASTLKHFAVYSVPKGGRDGNARTDPHVAFRELHMMHLYPFRRVIKEAHPLGVMSSYNDYDGIPVSGSRYFLYDLLRKDYGFEGYVVSDSDALEFIYNKHSVVDSYKMAIKKALEAGLNVRTTFTEPDVYLNPLRELVQNKEIDITVIDDRVREILKTKFKLGLFDPKVVQVNKSVDKEMHTAEDEKISLEMNRESIVLLKNENKLLPLDKTKIKSLFITGPMAEEKRYTTSRYGPSNNDVTTIRKGIEDYALANGISSQYAKGVNTIDKGWPETEIIPTEIDDDERKDMKAGLSLAAQSDVIIAVMGESDREVGESRSRTSLDLPGKQRNYLMELQKLGKPIVLVLVNGRPLTINWENKYLPAILETWFLGPQSGRIVAETLFGDNNPGGKLSISFPKSIGQIEMNFPTKPAAQAGQPGVGPNGWGNSRVEGFLYPFGYGLSYTSFELSNLVVDKKNITSTDSLTVRVDVKNTGDRIGDEVVQLYIKDVVSSVTTYEMDLRGFERVRLNPNEVKTITFKIRPQDLILLDEHMNWTVEPGDFEIFIGNSSQNLPLKTKFSVQ
- a CDS encoding transketolase, with translation MSADINKLEQIASQVRRDIVRMVHACQSGHPGGSLGCTDYFVALYFNAMKHDPSFHMDGIGEDLFFLSNGHISPVFYSTLARAGYFEISELATFRKINSRLQGHPTTHEHLPGIRIASGSLGQGLSAAIGAAQAKKLNKDTNLVYVLMGDGELQEGQVWEAAMYAPHNKVDNLIAAVDYNGAQIDGSTEQVLSLGNLRAKWEAFGWDVLEIAKGNNMASVVAGLEEAKSHTGKGKPVVILLHTEMGNGVDFMMGSHKWHGVAPNNDQLVSALGQLSETLGDY
- a CDS encoding transketolase family protein: MKKYTFTESKDTRSGFGAGLLEAGKQNENVVALCADLIGSLKMNDFINEFPERFFQIGIAEANMMGIAAGLTIGGKIPFTGTFANFSTGRVYDQIRQSIAYSNKNVKIAASHAGLTLGEDGATHQILEDIGLMKMLPGMTVINPCDFNQTKAATIAAAKYEGPVYLRFGRPVVPNFTPADQEFVIGKAITLNEGTDVTIIATGHLVWEAIQAGEKLAELGINAEIINIHTIKPLDEEAILASVGKTKCVVTAEEHNRLGGLGDSVAQVLAKHLPSPQEYVAVDDSFGESGTPAQLMEKYGLNAAAIVAAAQRVINRK
- a CDS encoding RNA polymerase sigma factor translates to MEDALIISKFANESTREEAFNLLLKKYQQKIYWHVRRMVIDHDDADDVVQDIFIKVWRNLANFREDSQLYTWLYRIATNECITFLNKKKLKQNVSLDDDSSAYLAESLSSGSYFNGDKAQMKLQQALLTLPEKQKLVFNMKYFDDMKYDEISDVLGTSVGALKASYHLAVKKIEAFFHNND